Part of the Kamptonema formosum PCC 6407 genome, TGTTAGTTGTTAGTTGGTAATTGCTAATTGCTAATTGCTAATTGCTAATTGCTAATTGCTAATTGCTAATTACCCCCTATCTTCCCCATCTCCCTCTCTCTTTCCCTAGCCCCTAGCCCCTAGCACCTAGTCCCTTCTTTAGCGGGCAGATTGAACTGGGAGATTTCCTGGTTTTACTTCCAAATTAATCAGCTTACCATCGCGGTTTACCTCTACTTGTAAAGAAGTACCAACTTTAGTATTCTGTACCAATTTTTGCACCGATTCCGATTTGAGCATGGGCTGATTATTGATCTTCTGAATGACATCTCCCGGCCGGAAACCTGCCCTAGCAGCAGGAGAAGCAGGAACAACGCTGTTAATTAAAATTCCTTCGCTAACATTGACACGAATTCTGCTATTCGGATCGTTGTTAACTAGCTGCTGAATTTCGGGTGTCAGCGTCGCCATCTCAATACCTAAATAAGCGTGTTCAACTTTGCCTGTTGTAATCAATTGTTGAGCAATTTGCTGTGCTTCATTAATAGGAATTGCAAATCCCAATCCTTGAGCACCGCTGATAATTGCCGTGTTCATACCAATCACTTCACCAGCAGCATTCAATAGTGGGCCGCCTGAATTTCCGGGATTAATTGCTGCATCAGTTTGAATAAAGCCAATCCGCTTATCTGGGACACCCACATCGCGACTAGAGCGGCCTGTAGCACTGATGATCCCAGCAGTTACCGAGTTATCTAAACCCAAAGGATTACCGATCGCGATCGCCCATTCCCCAGGTAACAATTGGTCAGAGTTTCCTACCTTCGCAATTGGCAGCTTATCGGCCTCAATCTTCACCACTGCCACATCCGTTACTCGATCTTCCCCCAAAACTTTCCCCTCAAAGGTGCGACCGTCCTTGAGTGTCACACTTACTGTATCTGCCCCATCTACAACGTGAGCATTAGTGAGTACCTGACCATCAGCACTGATTACAAAACCGGAACCAGTTCCCCGCTCAACCCGTCCTCTACCTTGTGGTTGTTCTCCCCTAAAAAAATCTTCAGGAGATTGTCCATCCAACCCTAGTCCTCCCGATCCTACCCGTCGAGAAGAGTCAATCCGAACCACCGCCGGCCCGACTTTCTGCACCGCCGCCGCAATAAAATTCTCCTCACCGGGAGCGATCGGCAGGGGAAGTTGTGAGACGATCTGAGCCTGAGAATTGCTATTGTCAGAAGGAATTTTGACTTGCGGTTGGTCAAGTTTCTGCTCTATTCGGTTCTGAGCAGAAACAGGTATTTTCGACAATACTAAGCGATCGCCAATTAGCGCCGCTCCTGCTCCCGTCACCAAAAGCAATATATAAATCGTCGGTTGTTTCCAAAATTTGCCAGTTGAACTATTCATCGCGACCCCATTAGCCAACAAGCTAAATTACAACAGTTGCAGATTCAATCCCCGATTGTACTTTGTAAACTATTGTGTACTTTCAGGATACTTCCTTAACTTTAGCATTTCCAAGGCAGAAGGAAAGGATGGAAGAGATAGGGAGATAACGACTTTTGAGTTGCGAATTCCCCACCCTCCCCATCTCCCCCATCCTCCCCATCTCCCCCACCCTCCCCATCTCCCCCCATCTCCCCCATCTCCCCCATCCTCCCCATCTCCCCCGCTCCCCCGCTCCCCATCTCCCCTGCTCAAGAGCTCCCCAATGGGTACAATTGCCAGGTATATTGGCTAAGGAGCTTTAACTAGACTAGAAAAGATATAAGGAACAAGCATGGCATCCATCCGCGAGTTGCACCAACAACTGGTTAATAAAGAACGCTCTGCTGTTGAAATCGCTCAAGAAGCACTAGATCGCGTTCACCAGCTAGAGCCGAAGTTGCGAAGCTTCCTGCACGTAACAGCAGACAAAGCCTTAGAGCAAGCTCGCAAGGTGGACGCTCAAATCGCCGCAGGAGAAAACATTGGTCTGCTGGCGGGAATTCCCATTGCCGTTAAAGACAATATGTGTACCCAAGGGATACCCACAACTTGCGGTTCCCGGATATTGAAAGACTTTGTGCCACCCTACGATGCTACAGTCGTCTCCAAACTGGAGGCTACTGGTGCAGTTTGCTTGGGTAAAACCAACATGGACGAGTTTGCGATGGGGAGTTCCACAGAAACCTCAGCGTATCAACTGACGGCAAACCCTTGGGATTTGGAACGAGTGCCCGGCGGCTCTTCTGGCGGTTCAGCGGCGGCGGTGGCGGCCCGCGAATGCGTGGTAGCCTTGGGTTCCGATACGGGAGGTTCTATCCGCCAGCCGGCCTCATTTTGTGGTGTAGTGGGGATGAAACCGACTTATGGGTTAGTTTCTCGCTATGGTTTAGTGGCTTACGCTTCTTCTCTGGATCAAATTGGGCCTTTTGGTCGGACAGTGGAGGATGCAGCGATTATGCTAGGTGCGATCGCAGGCTACGACTCTAAGGACTCCACCAGCCTCAACGTCTCCGTCCCCGACTACCTGACGGCCCTGAGACCGAATTTGCGGCCCAAAGGTCAAATTAGAATTGGCGTGATTAAAGAAACCTTTGGCGTAGGTTTAGACTCCGTAGTTGAAAAAGCTGTCACCAAAGCGATCGAGAAAATGCAAGAATTGGGCGCAGAAATACAAGTTATTTCTTGTCCCCGATTCCGTTACGGTTTGCCTACCTACTACATCATTGCTCCCTCAGAAGCTTCGGCAAATTTAGCTAGATACGACGGTGTAAAGTACGGTTTCCGAACTCCAGACCCAGATAATTTGTTAGAAATGTATGCCAAAACTCGCGCTGAAGGTTTCGGAACAGAAGTCAAGCGGCGGATTATGATTGGCACTTATGCTCTGTCGGCTGGTTACTATGACGCTTACTATCTCAAGGCTCAAAAAGTTCGGACTTTGATTAAAGAAGACTTTGATAAAGCCTTTGCTCAAGTAGACATTTTAGTATGTCCTACTGCTCCGACTACAGCTTTCAAAGCCGGTGAGAAAACTGACGATCCTTTGAGTATGTACTTGTCCGACTTAATGACTATTCCAGTGAATCTGGCTGGTTTGCCCGCATT contains:
- a CDS encoding HhoA/HhoB/HtrA family serine endopeptidase, translating into MNSSTGKFWKQPTIYILLLVTGAGAALIGDRLVLSKIPVSAQNRIEQKLDQPQVKIPSDNSNSQAQIVSQLPLPIAPGEENFIAAAVQKVGPAVVRIDSSRRVGSGGLGLDGQSPEDFFRGEQPQGRGRVERGTGSGFVISADGQVLTNAHVVDGADTVSVTLKDGRTFEGKVLGEDRVTDVAVVKIEADKLPIAKVGNSDQLLPGEWAIAIGNPLGLDNSVTAGIISATGRSSRDVGVPDKRIGFIQTDAAINPGNSGGPLLNAAGEVIGMNTAIISGAQGLGFAIPINEAQQIAQQLITTGKVEHAYLGIEMATLTPEIQQLVNNDPNSRIRVNVSEGILINSVVPASPAARAGFRPGDVIQKINNQPMLKSESVQKLVQNTKVGTSLQVEVNRDGKLINLEVKPGNLPVQSAR
- the gatA gene encoding Asp-tRNA(Asn)/Glu-tRNA(Gln) amidotransferase subunit GatA produces the protein MASIRELHQQLVNKERSAVEIAQEALDRVHQLEPKLRSFLHVTADKALEQARKVDAQIAAGENIGLLAGIPIAVKDNMCTQGIPTTCGSRILKDFVPPYDATVVSKLEATGAVCLGKTNMDEFAMGSSTETSAYQLTANPWDLERVPGGSSGGSAAAVAARECVVALGSDTGGSIRQPASFCGVVGMKPTYGLVSRYGLVAYASSLDQIGPFGRTVEDAAIMLGAIAGYDSKDSTSLNVSVPDYLTALRPNLRPKGQIRIGVIKETFGVGLDSVVEKAVTKAIEKMQELGAEIQVISCPRFRYGLPTYYIIAPSEASANLARYDGVKYGFRTPDPDNLLEMYAKTRAEGFGTEVKRRIMIGTYALSAGYYDAYYLKAQKVRTLIKEDFDKAFAQVDILVCPTAPTTAFKAGEKTDDPLSMYLSDLMTIPVNLAGLPALSMPCGFDENGMPIGMQMIGKVLQESRLFEVAYAYEQSTTWHQRLPQISM